In Nomascus leucogenys isolate Asia chromosome 6, Asia_NLE_v1, whole genome shotgun sequence, one DNA window encodes the following:
- the BAHD1 gene encoding bromo adjacent homology domain-containing 1 protein isoform X2: MTHTRRKSLPMLSSGPTGRREPLQMEDSNMEQGVEGVEPGMPESPGHLTGRRKNYPLRKRPLVPEKPKACKVLLTRLENVAGPRSADEADELPPDLPKPPSPAPSSEDPGLAQPRKRRLASLNAEALNNLLLEREDTSSLAGTRRSRAGDPHRSRDRDRATGGWSSSKKRPRLGDLGGGSLDLSPEPAPDEGPRRDGDPAPKRLASLNAAAFLKLSQERELPLRLPRAHAEVDGRSTEPPAPKAPRPKWPKVNGKNYPKAWQGASSGEAAGPPGWQGCPDEPWPSATPCGPSVQPSHQPLSKALESPLGLRPHLPLLMGGQAALKPEPGRPGEESPAPKQELHQPSFLTPQLSPLPMPGNPADYNGLCVRPELTALGSVYLYCGQEGLQCGGYSPCPMLPEGKLSPVAAPHEEGLLLAPSSVPSGTPFQHPPWGSSRYCSSEDTGVNGYSICGVLPLSVSRAGATCGGCPYKMPFAAGCRSLGQLEFPLPEAGHPASPAHPLLGCPVPSVPPAAEPVPHLQTPTSEPQTVARACPQSAKPPSGSKSGLRTGSSCRHTARSKAARRPSHPKQPRVQRPRPRRRRRRRTNGWVPVGAACEKAVYVLDEPEPAIRKSYQAVERHGETIRVRDTVLLKSGPRKTSTPYVAKISALWENPESGELMMSLLWYYRPEHLQGGRSPSMHEPLQNEVFASRHQDQNSVACIEEKCYVLTFAEYCRFCAMAKRRGEGLPSRKTALVPPSADYSTPPHRTVPEDTDPELVFLCRHVYDFRHGRILKNPQ, encoded by the exons ATGACACACACTCGGAGAAAGTCCCTTCCCATGCTGAGTTCGGGCCCCACTGGCCGCCGAGAGCCCCTGCAGATGGAAGACAGCAACATGGAGCAGGGGGTTGAGGGTGTGGAGCCAGGCATGCCCGAGAGCCCAGGTCACCTCACAGGGCGCCGCAAGAACTACCCACTTCGTAAGCGCCCATTGGTTCCTGAGAAGCCCAAGGCCTGCAAAGTGCTGCTGACTCGCCTGGAGAATGTGGCCGGTCCCCGGAGTGCAGATGAAGCTGATGAGCTACCGCCTGACCTGCCCAAGCCCCCCAGCCCGGCCCCATCCAGTGAAGACCCTGGCCTTGCCCAGCCCCGCAAGCGGCGCCTGGCCTCCCTCAATGCGGAAGCTCTCAATAACCTGCTGCTGGAGCGAGAGGACACCAGCAGCCTGGCAGGCACCCGCCGCAGTCGAGCGGGGGATCCCCACCGCAGCCGTGACCGTGATCGTGCTACTGGGGGCTGGTCCTCCTCCAAGAAGCGGCCCCGGCTGGGGGACCTTGGAGGAGGAAGTCTGGACCTGTCTCCAGAGCCAGCACCAGATGAAGGTCCCCGCCGAGATGGAGACCCAGCTCCCAAGAGACTGGCTAGCCTGAACGCAGCTGCTTTCCTAAAACTGAGCCAGGAGCGGGAGCTACCCCTGCGGCTGCCTCGTGCCCATGCAGAAGTAGATGGGCGCTCCACTGAGCCCCCAGCACCCAAGGCCCCGAGGCCAAAGTGGCCCAAGGTCAATGGCAAGAACTATCCCAAGGCTTGGCAGGGGGCCAGCTCTGGGGAGGCTGCAGGCCCACCCGGCTGGCAAGGCTGCCCTGATGAGCCATGGCCATCTGCAACTCCTTGTGGGCCATCCGTCCAGCCATCTCATCAGCCCCTGAGCAAGGCTCTGGAGAGCCCTTTGGGGCTGCGCCCTCACCTGCCCCTGCTGATGGGTGGACAGGCGGCTCTGAAGCCGGAGCCTGGGCGCCCAGGCGAGGAGTCACCTGCCCCTAAGCAGGAACTGCATCAGCCCTCTTTCCTCACACCTCAGCTGTCCCCGCTGCCCATGCCTGGCAACCCCGCCGACTACAATGGCCTGTGTGTTAGGCCTGAGCTCACTGCTCTAGGCAGCGTCTACCTGTACTGTGGCCAAGAGGGGCTGCAGTGTGGGGGCTACTCGCCCTGCCCCATGCTCCCTGAGGGCAAGCTGTCCCCAGTGGCTGCACCTCACGAGGAGGGGCTCCTCTTAGCTCCGAGCTCAGTGCCCTCAGGCACCCCTTTCCAGCACCCTCCCTGGGGCTCCTCTCGCTACTGCTCTAGTGAGGACACTGGAGTGAATGGCTACAGCATCTGCGGAGTGTTGCCCCTGTCTGTCAGCCGCGCTGGCGCTACCTGTGGCGGCTGCCCATACAAAATGCCTTTTGCAGCAG GCTGCAGATCCCTGGGCCAGTTGGAATTTCCTCTCCCGGAAGCTGGCCACCCAGCCTCACCCGCCCACCCACTCCTGGGGTGCCCTGTACCCAGTGTGCCACCTGCAGCAGAGCCCGTCCCCCATCTTCAGACACCCACCTCGGAGCCCCAGACAGTAGCCCGTGCGTGCCCTCAGAGCGCCAAACCTCCCAGCGGTTCTAAGTCAGGTCTGCGCACGGGCTCCAGCTGCAGGCACACTGCAAGGAGCAAGGCTGCCCGCAGGCCTAGCCACCCCAAGCAGCCACGTGTCCAGCGTCCACGCCCTCGCCGCCGCCGTCGCCGCCGCACTAATGGCTGGGTTCCTGTTGGGGCTGCCTGTGAGAAGGCTGTGTATGTCTTG GATGAGCCGGAACCAGCCATCCGAAAGAGCTACCAGGCGGTAGAGCGGCATGGGGAGACAATCCGAGTCCGGGACACTGTCCTTCTCAAGTCAGGCCCACGAAAGACCTCCACACCTTATGTGGCTAAGATCTCTGCCCTCTGGGAGAACCCCGAGTCAG gagagctgatgatgAGCCTCCTGTGGTATTACAGACCTGAGCACTTACAGGGAGGCCGCAGTCCCAGCATGCACGAG CCCTTGCAGAATGAAGTCTTTGCATCGCGACATCAGGACCAGAACAGTGTAGCCTGCATTGAGGAGAAGTGCTATGTGCTGACTTTTGCCGAGTACTGCAG GTTCTGTGCCATGGCCAAGCGCCGAGGTGAAGGCCTCCCCAGCCGAAAGACAGCACTGGTTCCCCCCTCTGCAGACtattccaccccaccccaccgcACAGTGCCAGAAGACACGGACCCTGAGCTGGTGTTCCTTTGCCGCCATGTCTATGACTTCCGCCATGGGCGCATCCTTAAGAACCCCCAGTAG
- the BAHD1 gene encoding bromo adjacent homology domain-containing 1 protein isoform X1, whose amino-acid sequence MTHTRRKSLPMLSSGPTGRREPLQMEDSNMEQGVEGVEPGMPESPGHLTGRRKNYPLRKRPLVPEKPKACKVLLTRLENVAGPRSADEADELPPDLPKPPSPAPSSEDPGLAQPRKRRLASLNAEALNNLLLEREDTSSLAGTRRSRAGDPHRSRDRDRATGGWSSSKKRPRLGDLGGGSLDLSPEPAPDEGPRRDGDPAPKRLASLNAAAFLKLSQERELPLRLPRAHAEVDGRSTEPPAPKAPRPKWPKVNGKNYPKAWQGASSGEAAGPPGWQGCPDEPWPSATPCGPSVQPSHQPLSKALESPLGLRPHLPLLMGGQAALKPEPGRPGEESPAPKQELHQPSFLTPQLSPLPMPGNPADYNGLCVRPELTALGSVYLYCGQEGLQCGGYSPCPMLPEGKLSPVAAPHEEGLLLAPSSVPSGTPFQHPPWGSSRYCSSEDTGVNGYSICGVLPLSVSRAGATCGGCPYKMPFAAEGCRSLGQLEFPLPEAGHPASPAHPLLGCPVPSVPPAAEPVPHLQTPTSEPQTVARACPQSAKPPSGSKSGLRTGSSCRHTARSKAARRPSHPKQPRVQRPRPRRRRRRRTNGWVPVGAACEKAVYVLDEPEPAIRKSYQAVERHGETIRVRDTVLLKSGPRKTSTPYVAKISALWENPESGELMMSLLWYYRPEHLQGGRSPSMHEPLQNEVFASRHQDQNSVACIEEKCYVLTFAEYCRFCAMAKRRGEGLPSRKTALVPPSADYSTPPHRTVPEDTDPELVFLCRHVYDFRHGRILKNPQ is encoded by the exons ATGACACACACTCGGAGAAAGTCCCTTCCCATGCTGAGTTCGGGCCCCACTGGCCGCCGAGAGCCCCTGCAGATGGAAGACAGCAACATGGAGCAGGGGGTTGAGGGTGTGGAGCCAGGCATGCCCGAGAGCCCAGGTCACCTCACAGGGCGCCGCAAGAACTACCCACTTCGTAAGCGCCCATTGGTTCCTGAGAAGCCCAAGGCCTGCAAAGTGCTGCTGACTCGCCTGGAGAATGTGGCCGGTCCCCGGAGTGCAGATGAAGCTGATGAGCTACCGCCTGACCTGCCCAAGCCCCCCAGCCCGGCCCCATCCAGTGAAGACCCTGGCCTTGCCCAGCCCCGCAAGCGGCGCCTGGCCTCCCTCAATGCGGAAGCTCTCAATAACCTGCTGCTGGAGCGAGAGGACACCAGCAGCCTGGCAGGCACCCGCCGCAGTCGAGCGGGGGATCCCCACCGCAGCCGTGACCGTGATCGTGCTACTGGGGGCTGGTCCTCCTCCAAGAAGCGGCCCCGGCTGGGGGACCTTGGAGGAGGAAGTCTGGACCTGTCTCCAGAGCCAGCACCAGATGAAGGTCCCCGCCGAGATGGAGACCCAGCTCCCAAGAGACTGGCTAGCCTGAACGCAGCTGCTTTCCTAAAACTGAGCCAGGAGCGGGAGCTACCCCTGCGGCTGCCTCGTGCCCATGCAGAAGTAGATGGGCGCTCCACTGAGCCCCCAGCACCCAAGGCCCCGAGGCCAAAGTGGCCCAAGGTCAATGGCAAGAACTATCCCAAGGCTTGGCAGGGGGCCAGCTCTGGGGAGGCTGCAGGCCCACCCGGCTGGCAAGGCTGCCCTGATGAGCCATGGCCATCTGCAACTCCTTGTGGGCCATCCGTCCAGCCATCTCATCAGCCCCTGAGCAAGGCTCTGGAGAGCCCTTTGGGGCTGCGCCCTCACCTGCCCCTGCTGATGGGTGGACAGGCGGCTCTGAAGCCGGAGCCTGGGCGCCCAGGCGAGGAGTCACCTGCCCCTAAGCAGGAACTGCATCAGCCCTCTTTCCTCACACCTCAGCTGTCCCCGCTGCCCATGCCTGGCAACCCCGCCGACTACAATGGCCTGTGTGTTAGGCCTGAGCTCACTGCTCTAGGCAGCGTCTACCTGTACTGTGGCCAAGAGGGGCTGCAGTGTGGGGGCTACTCGCCCTGCCCCATGCTCCCTGAGGGCAAGCTGTCCCCAGTGGCTGCACCTCACGAGGAGGGGCTCCTCTTAGCTCCGAGCTCAGTGCCCTCAGGCACCCCTTTCCAGCACCCTCCCTGGGGCTCCTCTCGCTACTGCTCTAGTGAGGACACTGGAGTGAATGGCTACAGCATCTGCGGAGTGTTGCCCCTGTCTGTCAGCCGCGCTGGCGCTACCTGTGGCGGCTGCCCATACAAAATGCCTTTTGCAGCAG AAGGCTGCAGATCCCTGGGCCAGTTGGAATTTCCTCTCCCGGAAGCTGGCCACCCAGCCTCACCCGCCCACCCACTCCTGGGGTGCCCTGTACCCAGTGTGCCACCTGCAGCAGAGCCCGTCCCCCATCTTCAGACACCCACCTCGGAGCCCCAGACAGTAGCCCGTGCGTGCCCTCAGAGCGCCAAACCTCCCAGCGGTTCTAAGTCAGGTCTGCGCACGGGCTCCAGCTGCAGGCACACTGCAAGGAGCAAGGCTGCCCGCAGGCCTAGCCACCCCAAGCAGCCACGTGTCCAGCGTCCACGCCCTCGCCGCCGCCGTCGCCGCCGCACTAATGGCTGGGTTCCTGTTGGGGCTGCCTGTGAGAAGGCTGTGTATGTCTTG GATGAGCCGGAACCAGCCATCCGAAAGAGCTACCAGGCGGTAGAGCGGCATGGGGAGACAATCCGAGTCCGGGACACTGTCCTTCTCAAGTCAGGCCCACGAAAGACCTCCACACCTTATGTGGCTAAGATCTCTGCCCTCTGGGAGAACCCCGAGTCAG gagagctgatgatgAGCCTCCTGTGGTATTACAGACCTGAGCACTTACAGGGAGGCCGCAGTCCCAGCATGCACGAG CCCTTGCAGAATGAAGTCTTTGCATCGCGACATCAGGACCAGAACAGTGTAGCCTGCATTGAGGAGAAGTGCTATGTGCTGACTTTTGCCGAGTACTGCAG GTTCTGTGCCATGGCCAAGCGCCGAGGTGAAGGCCTCCCCAGCCGAAAGACAGCACTGGTTCCCCCCTCTGCAGACtattccaccccaccccaccgcACAGTGCCAGAAGACACGGACCCTGAGCTGGTGTTCCTTTGCCGCCATGTCTATGACTTCCGCCATGGGCGCATCCTTAAGAACCCCCAGTAG
- the BAHD1 gene encoding bromo adjacent homology domain-containing 1 protein isoform X4 — MTHTRRKSLPMLSSGPTGRREPLQMEDSNMEQGVEGVEPGMPESPGHLTGRRKNYPLRKRPLVPEKPKACKVLLTRLENVAGPRSADEADELPPDLPKPPSPAPSSEDPGLAQPRKRRLASLNAEALNNLLLEREDTSSLAGTRRSRAGDPHRSRDRDRATGGWSSSKKRPRLGDLGGGSLDLSPEPAPDEGPRRDGDPAPKRLASLNAAAFLKLSQERELPLRLPRAHAEVDGRSTEPPAPKAPRPKWPKVNGKNYPKAWQGASSGEAAGPPGWQGCPDEPWPSATPCGPSVQPSHQPLSKALESPLGLRPHLPLLMGGQAALKPEPGRPGEESPAPKQELHQPSFLTPQLSPLPMPGNPADYNGLCVRPELTALGSVYLYCGQEGLQCGGYSPCPMLPEGKLSPVAAPHEEGLLLAPSSVPSGTPFQHPPWGSSRYCSSEDTGVNGYSICGVLPLSVSRAGATCGGCPYKMPFAAEGCRSLGQLEFPLPEAGHPASPAHPLLGCPVPSVPPAAEPVPHLQTPTSEPQTVARACPQSAKPPSGSKSGLRTGSSCRHTARSKAARRPSHPKQPRVQRPRPRRRRRRRTNGWVPVGAACEKAVYVLPLQNEVFASRHQDQNSVACIEEKCYVLTFAEYCRFCAMAKRRGEGLPSRKTALVPPSADYSTPPHRTVPEDTDPELVFLCRHVYDFRHGRILKNPQ, encoded by the exons ATGACACACACTCGGAGAAAGTCCCTTCCCATGCTGAGTTCGGGCCCCACTGGCCGCCGAGAGCCCCTGCAGATGGAAGACAGCAACATGGAGCAGGGGGTTGAGGGTGTGGAGCCAGGCATGCCCGAGAGCCCAGGTCACCTCACAGGGCGCCGCAAGAACTACCCACTTCGTAAGCGCCCATTGGTTCCTGAGAAGCCCAAGGCCTGCAAAGTGCTGCTGACTCGCCTGGAGAATGTGGCCGGTCCCCGGAGTGCAGATGAAGCTGATGAGCTACCGCCTGACCTGCCCAAGCCCCCCAGCCCGGCCCCATCCAGTGAAGACCCTGGCCTTGCCCAGCCCCGCAAGCGGCGCCTGGCCTCCCTCAATGCGGAAGCTCTCAATAACCTGCTGCTGGAGCGAGAGGACACCAGCAGCCTGGCAGGCACCCGCCGCAGTCGAGCGGGGGATCCCCACCGCAGCCGTGACCGTGATCGTGCTACTGGGGGCTGGTCCTCCTCCAAGAAGCGGCCCCGGCTGGGGGACCTTGGAGGAGGAAGTCTGGACCTGTCTCCAGAGCCAGCACCAGATGAAGGTCCCCGCCGAGATGGAGACCCAGCTCCCAAGAGACTGGCTAGCCTGAACGCAGCTGCTTTCCTAAAACTGAGCCAGGAGCGGGAGCTACCCCTGCGGCTGCCTCGTGCCCATGCAGAAGTAGATGGGCGCTCCACTGAGCCCCCAGCACCCAAGGCCCCGAGGCCAAAGTGGCCCAAGGTCAATGGCAAGAACTATCCCAAGGCTTGGCAGGGGGCCAGCTCTGGGGAGGCTGCAGGCCCACCCGGCTGGCAAGGCTGCCCTGATGAGCCATGGCCATCTGCAACTCCTTGTGGGCCATCCGTCCAGCCATCTCATCAGCCCCTGAGCAAGGCTCTGGAGAGCCCTTTGGGGCTGCGCCCTCACCTGCCCCTGCTGATGGGTGGACAGGCGGCTCTGAAGCCGGAGCCTGGGCGCCCAGGCGAGGAGTCACCTGCCCCTAAGCAGGAACTGCATCAGCCCTCTTTCCTCACACCTCAGCTGTCCCCGCTGCCCATGCCTGGCAACCCCGCCGACTACAATGGCCTGTGTGTTAGGCCTGAGCTCACTGCTCTAGGCAGCGTCTACCTGTACTGTGGCCAAGAGGGGCTGCAGTGTGGGGGCTACTCGCCCTGCCCCATGCTCCCTGAGGGCAAGCTGTCCCCAGTGGCTGCACCTCACGAGGAGGGGCTCCTCTTAGCTCCGAGCTCAGTGCCCTCAGGCACCCCTTTCCAGCACCCTCCCTGGGGCTCCTCTCGCTACTGCTCTAGTGAGGACACTGGAGTGAATGGCTACAGCATCTGCGGAGTGTTGCCCCTGTCTGTCAGCCGCGCTGGCGCTACCTGTGGCGGCTGCCCATACAAAATGCCTTTTGCAGCAG AAGGCTGCAGATCCCTGGGCCAGTTGGAATTTCCTCTCCCGGAAGCTGGCCACCCAGCCTCACCCGCCCACCCACTCCTGGGGTGCCCTGTACCCAGTGTGCCACCTGCAGCAGAGCCCGTCCCCCATCTTCAGACACCCACCTCGGAGCCCCAGACAGTAGCCCGTGCGTGCCCTCAGAGCGCCAAACCTCCCAGCGGTTCTAAGTCAGGTCTGCGCACGGGCTCCAGCTGCAGGCACACTGCAAGGAGCAAGGCTGCCCGCAGGCCTAGCCACCCCAAGCAGCCACGTGTCCAGCGTCCACGCCCTCGCCGCCGCCGTCGCCGCCGCACTAATGGCTGGGTTCCTGTTGGGGCTGCCTGTGAGAAGGCTGTGTATGTCTTG CCCTTGCAGAATGAAGTCTTTGCATCGCGACATCAGGACCAGAACAGTGTAGCCTGCATTGAGGAGAAGTGCTATGTGCTGACTTTTGCCGAGTACTGCAG GTTCTGTGCCATGGCCAAGCGCCGAGGTGAAGGCCTCCCCAGCCGAAAGACAGCACTGGTTCCCCCCTCTGCAGACtattccaccccaccccaccgcACAGTGCCAGAAGACACGGACCCTGAGCTGGTGTTCCTTTGCCGCCATGTCTATGACTTCCGCCATGGGCGCATCCTTAAGAACCCCCAGTAG
- the BAHD1 gene encoding bromo adjacent homology domain-containing 1 protein isoform X3, whose protein sequence is MTHTRRKSLPMLSSGPTGRREPLQMEDSNMEQGVEGVEPGMPESPGHLTGRRKNYPLRKRPLVPEKPKACKVLLTRLENVAGPRSADEADELPPDLPKPPSPAPSSEDPGLAQPRKRRLASLNAEALNNLLLEREDTSSLAGTRRSRAGDPHRSRDRDRATGGWSSSKKRPRLGDLGGGSLDLSPEPAPDEGPRRDGDPAPKRLASLNAAAFLKLSQERELPLRLPRAHAEVDGRSTEPPAPKAPRPKWPKVNGKNYPKAWQGASSGEAAGPPGWQGCPDEPWPSATPCGPSVQPSHQPLSKALESPLGLRPHLPLLMGGQAALKPEPGRPGEESPAPKQELHQPSFLTPQLSPLPMPGNPADYNGLCVRPELTALGSVYLYCGQEGLQCGGYSPCPMLPEGKLSPVAAPHEEGLLLAPSSVPSGTPFQHPPWGSSRYCSSEDTGVNGYSICGVLPLSVSRAGATCGGCPYKMPFAAEGCRSLGQLEFPLPEAGHPASPAHPLLGCPVPSVPPAAEPVPHLQTPTSEPQTVARACPQSAKPPSGSKSGLRTGSSCRHTARSKAARRPSHPKQPRVQRPRPRRRRRRRTNGWVPVGAACEKAVYVLDEPEPAIRKSYQAVERHGETIRVRDTVLLKSGPRKTSTPYVAKISALWENPESGELMMSLLWYYRPEHLQGGRSPSMHENEVFASRHQDQNSVACIEEKCYVLTFAEYCRFCAMAKRRGEGLPSRKTALVPPSADYSTPPHRTVPEDTDPELVFLCRHVYDFRHGRILKNPQ, encoded by the exons ATGACACACACTCGGAGAAAGTCCCTTCCCATGCTGAGTTCGGGCCCCACTGGCCGCCGAGAGCCCCTGCAGATGGAAGACAGCAACATGGAGCAGGGGGTTGAGGGTGTGGAGCCAGGCATGCCCGAGAGCCCAGGTCACCTCACAGGGCGCCGCAAGAACTACCCACTTCGTAAGCGCCCATTGGTTCCTGAGAAGCCCAAGGCCTGCAAAGTGCTGCTGACTCGCCTGGAGAATGTGGCCGGTCCCCGGAGTGCAGATGAAGCTGATGAGCTACCGCCTGACCTGCCCAAGCCCCCCAGCCCGGCCCCATCCAGTGAAGACCCTGGCCTTGCCCAGCCCCGCAAGCGGCGCCTGGCCTCCCTCAATGCGGAAGCTCTCAATAACCTGCTGCTGGAGCGAGAGGACACCAGCAGCCTGGCAGGCACCCGCCGCAGTCGAGCGGGGGATCCCCACCGCAGCCGTGACCGTGATCGTGCTACTGGGGGCTGGTCCTCCTCCAAGAAGCGGCCCCGGCTGGGGGACCTTGGAGGAGGAAGTCTGGACCTGTCTCCAGAGCCAGCACCAGATGAAGGTCCCCGCCGAGATGGAGACCCAGCTCCCAAGAGACTGGCTAGCCTGAACGCAGCTGCTTTCCTAAAACTGAGCCAGGAGCGGGAGCTACCCCTGCGGCTGCCTCGTGCCCATGCAGAAGTAGATGGGCGCTCCACTGAGCCCCCAGCACCCAAGGCCCCGAGGCCAAAGTGGCCCAAGGTCAATGGCAAGAACTATCCCAAGGCTTGGCAGGGGGCCAGCTCTGGGGAGGCTGCAGGCCCACCCGGCTGGCAAGGCTGCCCTGATGAGCCATGGCCATCTGCAACTCCTTGTGGGCCATCCGTCCAGCCATCTCATCAGCCCCTGAGCAAGGCTCTGGAGAGCCCTTTGGGGCTGCGCCCTCACCTGCCCCTGCTGATGGGTGGACAGGCGGCTCTGAAGCCGGAGCCTGGGCGCCCAGGCGAGGAGTCACCTGCCCCTAAGCAGGAACTGCATCAGCCCTCTTTCCTCACACCTCAGCTGTCCCCGCTGCCCATGCCTGGCAACCCCGCCGACTACAATGGCCTGTGTGTTAGGCCTGAGCTCACTGCTCTAGGCAGCGTCTACCTGTACTGTGGCCAAGAGGGGCTGCAGTGTGGGGGCTACTCGCCCTGCCCCATGCTCCCTGAGGGCAAGCTGTCCCCAGTGGCTGCACCTCACGAGGAGGGGCTCCTCTTAGCTCCGAGCTCAGTGCCCTCAGGCACCCCTTTCCAGCACCCTCCCTGGGGCTCCTCTCGCTACTGCTCTAGTGAGGACACTGGAGTGAATGGCTACAGCATCTGCGGAGTGTTGCCCCTGTCTGTCAGCCGCGCTGGCGCTACCTGTGGCGGCTGCCCATACAAAATGCCTTTTGCAGCAG AAGGCTGCAGATCCCTGGGCCAGTTGGAATTTCCTCTCCCGGAAGCTGGCCACCCAGCCTCACCCGCCCACCCACTCCTGGGGTGCCCTGTACCCAGTGTGCCACCTGCAGCAGAGCCCGTCCCCCATCTTCAGACACCCACCTCGGAGCCCCAGACAGTAGCCCGTGCGTGCCCTCAGAGCGCCAAACCTCCCAGCGGTTCTAAGTCAGGTCTGCGCACGGGCTCCAGCTGCAGGCACACTGCAAGGAGCAAGGCTGCCCGCAGGCCTAGCCACCCCAAGCAGCCACGTGTCCAGCGTCCACGCCCTCGCCGCCGCCGTCGCCGCCGCACTAATGGCTGGGTTCCTGTTGGGGCTGCCTGTGAGAAGGCTGTGTATGTCTTG GATGAGCCGGAACCAGCCATCCGAAAGAGCTACCAGGCGGTAGAGCGGCATGGGGAGACAATCCGAGTCCGGGACACTGTCCTTCTCAAGTCAGGCCCACGAAAGACCTCCACACCTTATGTGGCTAAGATCTCTGCCCTCTGGGAGAACCCCGAGTCAG gagagctgatgatgAGCCTCCTGTGGTATTACAGACCTGAGCACTTACAGGGAGGCCGCAGTCCCAGCATGCACGAG AATGAAGTCTTTGCATCGCGACATCAGGACCAGAACAGTGTAGCCTGCATTGAGGAGAAGTGCTATGTGCTGACTTTTGCCGAGTACTGCAG GTTCTGTGCCATGGCCAAGCGCCGAGGTGAAGGCCTCCCCAGCCGAAAGACAGCACTGGTTCCCCCCTCTGCAGACtattccaccccaccccaccgcACAGTGCCAGAAGACACGGACCCTGAGCTGGTGTTCCTTTGCCGCCATGTCTATGACTTCCGCCATGGGCGCATCCTTAAGAACCCCCAGTAG